In Oryza brachyantha chromosome 2, ObraRS2, whole genome shotgun sequence, a single window of DNA contains:
- the LOC102707006 gene encoding SNAP25 homologous protein SNAP33-like produces MPVSRGGKAASSKPDPFDSDSDSELTSKPAAKKSSSSYSAPGAAAKRQYKNDFGDSGGLENQSVQELENYAAYKAEETTDALAGCLRIAENIKEDAANTLVTLNKQGQQISRTHEKAVDIDQDLTKSESLLGSLGGFFSKPWKPKKTRQIKGPAYVSRDDSFKKKANRIEQRDKLGLSPRGKSANRSYDEPTSAMDKVQIEKQKQDDALDDISGVLGQLKGMATDMGSELDRQNKALDDLQDDVDELNSRVKGANQRARKLVSK; encoded by the exons ATGCCTGTGTCACGGGGCGGCAAGGCCGCTTCATCGAAGCCGGACCCCTTCGATTCCGACTCCGACTCCGAGCTGACCTCCAAGCCGGCCGCCAagaagtcgtcgtcgtcgtactcggcgcccggcgcggcggcgaagaggcaGTACAAGAACGACTTCGGCGACTCCGGCGGGCTGGAGAACCAGTCGGTGCAGGAGCTGGAGAACTACGCGGCGTACAAGGCCGAGGAGACCACCGACGCGCTCGCCGGCTGCCTGCGCATCGCAGAGAACATCAAGGAGGACGCCGCCAACACGCTCGTCACCCTCAACAAGCAGGGCCAGCAGATCAGCCGCACCCACGAGAAGGCCGTCGACATCGACCAGGACCTCACCAAG AGCGAGTCGCTTTTGGGGAGCCTTGGAGGGTTCTTTTCCAAGCCATGGAAGCCCAAGAAAACCAGGCAGATCAAGGGGCCAGCCTATGTCTCtcgag ATGATTCATTCAAAAAGAAGGCAAACCGCATCGAGCAGAGGGATAAGCTAGGGCTGAGCCCACGCGGGAAGTCGGCTAATCGCAGCTACGACGAGCCCACCAGCGCCATGGACAAAGTTCAG ATAGAGAAGCAAAAGCAGGATGATGCCCTAGATGATATCAGTGGTGTGCTGGGGCAGCTCAAGGGCATGGCTACCGACATGGGTTCAGAGCTTGATAG GCAAAACAAAGCACTGGATGATCTGCAGGACGACGTGGACGAACTCAACTCCAGGGTGAAAGGAGCCAACCAACGTGCGCGCAAGCTGGTCAGCAAATAG